The DNA sequence ATGTCTATATGTGGTTGTAAATTTTGGTTTAGAAATACATACTAAAAAGCATTTTAGCTAATATAGTAGGTACTATATTTCAACCTTCAAGCGTGGCCGCCACTTCCAAGCTAAGTAACTGCAAGGCCATTTGCGTGCTTCACTGAGAGTCAGATCAATGAGTATCATTTGATGAAACACTGTTCTTTCGCGTTTAAACTGAATGTATTAGTTAGCTGTACTAGAGTTCTGTTTCCAGAGGCAGATAGCTACATGTAAATGCCCGTGCCAATCTGTTCTCTAGAGACATGTACGGTGGCTGTATGTGCGATAGCTGTGCTTCTCTCTGTCGATGGAGAAGTATAAATTGATAACATTAGAATGATAATCCATCTTCCTGTATATGAAGACAGGTATGTTTTACAAACGTTACTAAGGTAGATTTTTGTTTCTAAAGGCAAATGACTACAAATATAAAATACCCAGTAGGGTTATCAGGtgaaaaagtaataaatattttgAAGAGCGATACACCAGCTATCATTAACTAACTAAAATAAATGTATACCGATAAGTTAATAAACAATATATTATCATATATAACCAAATGTGATGGAATAGAAAGAAGTAAATTAATACGTAAATAGGTGAATCTAAAGGAGTTGTAAAACTGAAATTGGGATTTCAAGACTTGCTAGCATATACGCATATTTGTCACAGTATTTGTTCGTTATATACATAGATCCATTGTCTCCTACAAGGGCCTGAAACAGGAAAATAGCCAAAACCCAGCGTAATATAAAATGAATATACAATCAGAAACAGTATCTTCGCCTCCACCTATATGCTCCTTGGTGTTTGCTGTCCAAGAGGTATCTTACCCACTTAGCCACAAGTATATGTTTGAACGGCAGCACAGTTAAATGTCGCATGCGAAGGGTTGCAGTTCGAGTTGAAAGAGCCATCTGAGTTGAATAGTTGGAGAGGTGATCCACCACAATTCTCTAAATAGTAAGAAAATCCATTCTCTAGGGGAAATTTCGCGCCGCAAGGATTTGCTCCATTTTCAGCGATAAGCGTCAAGCCGGTTCCGCATGGATTTTGTCCTCCAATCCAAGCAACTGAGTTTATTAGTTATTGTATTGGTGGCATAATTTGCCATATTGAACTGACCTGCATCTGATCCAACTTGCCCGAGAACAACGGTTGCGTACGCATTAGTTGCAAACGAAGCAACGGTGGCCAAAATGTAATGCTTCATATTGAGAGATTGGTCCTGCGGTAGTTATAAGATTGAGCAAGAAACAAATGATAtgatgaggaaaagaagtTTTATTGCTGGAGGCTGTTGCAAGTTAAATAGTGATTTCTGAAGAGAGTGATACAATACTACGATTCCCTAGACCTCCAAGTGATTGCAGATTGAACTCCCGCATATAGCATAAGGCTTACACTTCGTATAGGTGTATTGACTCGCAAACCCCGTAGTGGAATGCTTTCTAAGTATGATGCTAGGATAAATTAGCTACCTCTTTGGTTGTAATCAAAACGGAGCTTCGTTCGACGGGCGTCTGCCGAGCTTTACGAAAGAACACGGGGGTTGCCACCAGGGGTATGAAAATAATATCTATTTTATATATGACAAGTAACTTTTAGAAGCTATTGAACCAGATGTCAATGAACCGCCATATCGTTCTACTAAACAGAGGCAAACGTCAAAGCAGTGAGCACACTGATAGTGATTGTTATGATGGAGTCAGTCATGTACTAAGAGGTCGATCATGTTGTAGCGGCGTCTTATTGAAGGTATCGATACAAAAATATTTCTATCCGGTCCCACAATACCCCTGCAGGAAAAATAGGTACTATCTCATCGTGACCTATCTCTTATGAGAGATAATGCCTTACAAGCACAGGAGGCTTAGGATACGATTGTTGAACTTGTCTGATAGATCAACAAATAACGCGTCGGCCCCTCTTGGGTTTCGCCCTTGATCAAAGAAGGCACTATTCCAATTAAGAAGGTAGCTAAGAGAAAATGAAGCATCAATGTATAAGCCGGCCATCGTTTGCCCTGTTTGGCATTATGGTACGACAGAGCACTACAGCTAAAATCTGATATTATCACATAAAGTAGTGAGACCCTGACAGACATTGCTTGATAAACAATTAGCAAGCTAGCCAGATTCCAAATCATTATTCCCATTCTAGCAAAGATCGTCAACATCTGCGCATACAATTCCCGATTCAAATAATTTCTCTGTCAGGACTAAAGCAACCAAACGGTGCCTGAAAATTACTAACTACCTAGGTTAGGGCGGTACCTCGAGATGATGCCTATAGCAGTATTAAGCAGGGGAAATAGCATTATATTTCCCAAGGCGTTCAACTCTATTCAAAGCCCGCCATCAGTTCATTGATCATGTCAACGGAGTCAAAACCCATAGCAAATTGTGGATTATGGTTTCTTGGTATGTCAGGTATGTTGGCTGTTGCGCCTAAGTCAGAGGAGCCGAAATCCGCAGTAGATGGAAAGCTCGCTAAATTTAGCTCCGGCATTAGTGGTAGCGAATTGATATCTTCTATCTCATTTATAGTCTCTGGCTGTCCTGCCACCACATCTTGGTTTGAGATGATCGGACCACTCAAGAGGTTCAAGCGCACAGCGAGGCTCTGAACTCTTTCCCAAAGGTGTTTAGACGGGTGAGAAAAAGTTGCACGCCTGTGTAAGAGATTAAGATATAGGATAGCGCTTTGTTGAGCTGTTTGAAGTGTCTCGGGAGATAATGGGCGCTGTGCTACTGGAAGCATTGCGTTTTGAGAAATAGCTAGCAGCAAAATCCCCAGGCCAGAGATGAGGAAGTAATTGGACTCTGGCCTCGCAGATTGGAATTGCGGCTGGTCGGCATCTATAGCAGCTAAACTAGATGCTATGGAGGTCGCTGCATCAACGCATGTGGACCAGATATCCGCAGATGGCATTCCTATAACTCCTTTCCCGAAGAGAATGAACCTTGCGACACCAATTTGAAGTGTATGTGCTCTTAGGCGAAGCGTGATACCAAGAAAGCGATTCCATTGCTCAATTCTCTCGCCTTCGGCTTCGAGCTGGAATTCACAGTCAATGTTTTTGTACCACTCGCTGAGACGATATTGGAAATAGCTGTAAAGTTCTTGGAACTCCTCGGGCGTTAACTGCATACTGTGCCTGCCGAAAGTTATTGCGCTTGTGGAGCTGGCAATTCTGAGATACTGAACCATCGCATCTAAATAAGGTGCATTGACCTGGGGGCATTATTGTTAATGCTGATGCCTCTATGGCACTTGATGAGATAAACTCACTGGTTTAGGGAACGTCGAGTCCAGAGCTAGGTCCTGCGTCATGGTGGAAAGTCCCAAAGCATGCCTTAGTTGTTGCTCCAAGACAAAAATAGACCATATAATGTTGATTGCTTGTGTACGTGCCTCTATGCTAGGAAATGATCTATCAAGGACCATTTGTCTATTGAGGCCGAGCTCAACGACGACTCGTGCTACGTTGCCCAAGAAACGCCACGCGAGGCGCCATTTATGAGAGTGGTAATAATAGATGCTCTataccattttttttttagcgAAATTTGCGAATTGATTGGTTCAAGCAGCACCTACCATGAGTACTAGCAAAATCAAGCCGTAGAGATCTGTGTTTGTATTCCAGACTATGTGTTGGGCATCCGGTAACACGTCGTCGTGAATGTTTTGGATCAAATCAGATCCATTTTCGTTTTCAGCCGTTAGAGCAATAGCAGTCATCATCTGAAGAATGACTATTTCGCTTCGCTTTAGAGGGAGAGATCCATTTCCATTAATCTCTGCCCTTAGTCCTCCAAGTCGGCTATTCGTTTCAGCTAAGCGCAGCATCTTCGCTATATCCACCACTGGATACATCATTCCGGCCACGTCATTATATTTCTGAATCAACCGAATAAGCTCCGCATTGTCCAGCTTATCTAGCGGATGCATAGATAGACCATGAGTCGTGTTAACAGAATTGGACGAATGTACACTTGTTTCTGCATCACCCCATTCTCCAATATCAGCTGCAATCTTGTTGACAATCTGGCCATGCAAAATGGAGAAAGATGGTGTTAAAGATGGCTTGCAGTCTTCAAGTGGCGGGGTTCCTAGGACTGGCTCTTCAAATGCCTTGAGACTGTCATCAACAATGTGAATGCAGAATAATGCACTTGTCGAGCTTTGAATGACCGGAAGTGGTTCTTCGCAATCCAATGACGCATTGCTTGAAGGTGTTTTCACATCATGCGGTTGCAATCTTTTGGCAGCGTCTACGTTAGAGACGCGCTTGAGTATTGCGTCAAGTTTGTCGTTCTGTCGTTGTAGCAGCATCTTGATACTCTCGTAATCTGAATGCTTTATCTCGCTGGCGCCTCCTGTCGGCATAAACGGAGCGTGAGAATCTTCCTCTGGTGCTTGTTGAACTTGGAACTGTTGCTGATTTTGTTGATCAAAGCCATGTATGGTACGCGGATTTCGATAGTGGCAAGATGCTGGATCTCTTGCAACGCAGTATGAGCACGGCTGCTTTCCATTGCAGCGCACTTTGGCTGCTCGACAGCGGTTACACGCGTATGCGATGTAGCGGTCGCGCTTCCGAATACCGCCCCCTTGAGTGCCTGATGGCAGCATATCGTAAGGAGAAAGCAGTGTTGAAGTAGGCACGTTGCGCTGTGGGGCAAAGACTGCCTCAGAGGTGAGGTACTGCGTGTTTAGAAATGACAAGAGCTCACGAGCCGAGAGTCAGGTGGGCGGCTAAAGCCCGAGTGTGGGAAAAGTGTGAATAGGCCTGCCTCACTTTGCGGTGAAATAAGAGGGTACTGAGCATTTACAATCCAGCAGGGTAGTTGCTGTAACTCTGCTGTGGGGTGAGATCTCCATTCTGTCGTGGCTCTAGGGCAGAGGCACAAGCAAGCTTGGTGTGTCATCGGCAATGCTACCTTGGAATGAGTAAGCCTTAGTGAAACAATTTTTGCGTGAGCTAGAGAGATATTCGTGATCAGATAAAAATATGCATATGTAACTTACATAGGTTCGAGAAGTCTGTAGACCATTTTTAGCACCCAATTGTCAATGCTATAGGTATAAGTAGGACCTGTAGGCGCATCTATGGAGGAACTTCTCAACCCAATAGTCTACAATATCAGTACTGACAATCAGTCGTGCTATTGCATCTTGCAGTTTGTCTCTCTATAAATCTCCGATTGTCCACCTTCTTAAAACTACGGTATAGTCTGTATCTAGCAGCGGGTAGCCGACCCTTTATCCTGATCTATGCTATGGATATGAGAAGCCCGAATATATCACTGCGCCGTAAAACCTCCATCGACCGGAAGCATGGCTCCTGTTATCCATCGTGCTTCGCTGCTTGCAAGAAAcacagcagctccagctatATCATCCGGCATACCAATGCCATGCAGCGGGTGACGCTGTCGAATCTCTTCTGCATCGTGAATCTGTGTCGTATTGACAAAAATGGCTGTAGCAGTATCtaacaagatgaagaaagtaCATGTATTAGAGACGGAATAGTCTATGACTTATAGAGAGTAGAAATCACTTACACCCGGGGCAGATGGCGTTGCAATGGATCCCATCTTCAGCATAGTCCATCGCGACTTGTCGGGTCAGGTTTGCTACTGCTCCTTTAGACGCAGCATAACACGCTATTTTCTCCATTAGCCTGTATTTCTACTCCACGAGTATTCCGAGACGGAAATAAACAgcaaaataaaaatcttaCGTATGTTTTTACCGCCGACCAACCcaaaaatggaagaaataTTGATGATCCAGCCGCGATCTCCGGAAACAAGCTTATCTTGGCGCAGCATTTGACCAACAACATATTTGGTCGCCAAAAAGACCGACTTTGTATT is a window from the Trichoderma atroviride chromosome 5, complete sequence genome containing:
- a CDS encoding uncharacterized protein (EggNog:ENOG41~TransMembrane:2 (o337-352i571-590o)) gives rise to the protein MLPSGTQGGGIRKRDRYIAYACNRCRAAKVRCNGKQPCSYCVARDPASCHYRNPRTIHGFDQQNQQQFQVQQAPEEDSHAPFMPTGGASEIKHSDYESIKMLLQRQNDKLDAILKRVSNVDAAKRLQPHDVKTPSSNASLDCEEPLPVIQSSTSALFCIHIVDDSLKAFEEPVLGTPPLEDCKPSLTPSFSILHGQIVNKIAADIGEWGDAETSVHSSNSVNTTHGLSMHPLDKLDNAELIRLIQKYNDVAGMMYPVVDIAKMLRLAETNSRLGGLRAEINGNGSLPLKRSEIVILQMMTAIALTAENENGSDLIQNIHDDVLPDAQHIVWNTNTDLYGLILLVLMSIYYYHSHKWRLAWRFLGNVARVVVELGLNRQMVLDRSFPSIEARTQAINIIWSIFVLEQQLRHALGLSTMTQDLALDSTFPKPVNAPYLDAMVQYLRIASSTSAITFGRHSMQLTPEEFQELYSYFQYRLSEWYKNIDCEFQLEAEGERIEQWNRFLGITLRLRAHTLQIGVARFILFGKGVIGMPSADIWSTCVDAATSIASSLAAIDADQPQFQSARPESNYFLISGLGILLLAISQNAMLPVAQRPLSPETLQTAQQSAILYLNLLHRRATFSHPSKHLWERVQSLAVRLNLLSGPIISNQDVVAGQPETINEIEDINSLPLMPELNLASFPSTADFGSSDLGATANIPDIPRNHNPQFAMGFDSVDMINELMAGFE
- a CDS encoding uncharacterized protein (EggNog:ENOG41), with protein sequence MLKLTNHNMSETTSLQRLLNKVCIVTGSSSGLGRAISLAYAQEGAIVVCVDLRPGARQEIKSEQEIETDVLIRQQGGQSMFIKADVGNAAEIEAMVNATTAQYGRIDVLVNNAGISIEAGQKALKIHETPEQWWDLTMSVNTKSVFLATKYVVGQMLRQDKLVSGDRGWIINISSIFGLVGGKNIPCYAASKGAVANLTRQVAMDYAEDGIHCNAICPGYTATAIFVNTTQIHDAEEIRQRHPLHGIGMPDDIAGAAVFLASSEARWITGAMLPVDGGFTAQ